In a single window of the Jaculus jaculus isolate mJacJac1 chromosome 9, mJacJac1.mat.Y.cur, whole genome shotgun sequence genome:
- the LOC101599123 gene encoding LOW QUALITY PROTEIN: trace amine-associated receptor 8a-like (The sequence of the model RefSeq protein was modified relative to this genomic sequence to represent the inferred CDS: inserted 3 bases in 2 codons): protein MASNFSQPALQLCYENVNGSCVKTPYSPGPRLILYAVFGFGTVLSMAGNLLVMTSILHFRQLHFPTYFLVASLAAADFLVGVTVMPFSMVRSIESCWYFGDKFCTFHTCCDAAFCYSSLFHLCCISIDRYIAVTDPLAYPTKFTGSVSGVCIAVSWILPLVYSSAVFYTGVSDDGMEDIXSALNCVGGCQIIINQDWVVVHFLLFLILALVMIILYSKVFLVAKQQALKIETTIDSGRAETSLDSYKARVAKRERXAKVLGITVVAFMVSWLPYVIDAIIDTSMGFITPAYIYEICCWSTYYNSAMNPLIYALFYPWFRKAIRLFLNGHFLSCHTSTMSVFSE from the exons ATGGCCAGCAACTTCTCCCAGCCAGCTTTGCAGCTTTGCTATGAGAACGTGAATGGATCCTGCGTGAAGACTCCCTACTCGCCTGGGCCCCGGCTCATCCTCTATGCAGTTTTTGGCTTTGGCACTGTGCTGTCCATGGCTGGAAACCTCCTGGTGATGACATCCATCCTCCACTTCAGGCAGCTACACTTTCCCACCTACTTCCTGGTCGCCTCCCTGGCCGCTGCTGACTTTCTGGTGGGTGTCACCGTGATGCCCTTCAGTATGGTCAGGTCCATCGAGAGCTGCTGGTACTTTGGAGATAAATTTTGTACTTTCCACACGTGCTGTGATGCGGCGTTTTGTTACTCCTCTCTCTTCCACCTGTGCTGCATCTCCATCGACAGGTACATCGCTGTCACTGACCCTCTGGCCTATCCCACCAAGTTCACGGGGTCTGTGTCCGGGGTGTGCATTGCTGTGTCCTGGATCCTGCCCCTGGTGTATAGCAGTGCCGTGTTCTACACGGGTGTCAGTGATGATGGGATGGAAGACAT AAGTGCTCTCAACTGCGTGGGTGGCTGCCAAATCATTATAAATCAAGATTGGGTTGTGGTACATTTTCTCTTATTCCTCATACTTGCCCTAGTTATGATAATTCTTTACAGTAAGGTTTTCTTGGTAGCTAAACAGCAAGCTCTAAAGATTGAAACAACCATAGATAGTGGCAGGGCAGAAACATCTCTGGACAGTTACAAAGCCAGAGTGGCCAAGCGGGAAA CTGCAAAAGTCCTGGGAATCACAGTGGTGGCCTTTATGGTGTCATGGCTTCCCTATGTGATTGATGCAATAATTGACACTTCTATGGGCTTCATCACACCTGCCTATATCTATGAAATCTGTTGCTGGAGTACCTATTATAACTCAGCCATGAACCCCCTGATTTATGCTTTGTTTTATCCTTGGTTTAGGAAAGCAATAAGACTTTTCTTGAATGGGCATTTTTTAAGCTGCCATACATCAACCATGAGTGTGTTTTCAGAGTAA